The proteins below are encoded in one region of Sulfitobacter sp. SK012:
- a CDS encoding aminotransferase class I/II-fold pyridoxal phosphate-dependent enzyme, translated as MHSMNDYSSAIQLRSDRWSALRESTGAMTRSPSAKDAKALTNRIGDLFESLALIEPYWAFPGMAAFDHMRRLWEHKHYDDLSFATTRVTRALTTGAYRRRTIPLERDSLDNQDEHDDEAMLSPEARAMSKPYFEVLIVDNVNEQQERWLKSNVSRMRRTEDQFMYEAVVVPSLEDALIAVMFNHNIQAVIVRPGLTLKSKMVESILTRYLARAGGRDEIDALLPENYGPELCRMIAKVRPELDAYLVTERSVEDIAGLDLGICRRVFYNQEDFMELHLNILRGVQARNKSPFFTALVEYSKQPTGVFHAMPISRGKSITRSHWIQDMGAFYGPNIFLAETSATSGGLDSLLEPHGPIKEAQELAARAFGSKQTFFATNGTSTCNKIVVQALVRPGDIVLVDRDCHKSHHYGMVLAGAQVSYLDSYPLSKYSMYGAVPLSEVKHQLLKLKAAGKLNKVRMLLLTNCTFDGLVYNVERVMEECLAIKPDLIFLWDEAWFAFARFNPTYRQRTGMNAANTLRIKFKTEAHAKAYEAQQEALKDADEETLLNTRLIPAPNARVRVYATQSTHKTLTSLRQGSMIHVNDQDFKGEVEQSFHEAYMTHTSTSPNYQIIASLDVGRRQVELEGFEFVQRQIEAAMSMRRAITDHPLLSKYFKVLTAGDMIPEQHRESGVTSYYDTEQGWTDMWDCWEMDEFVLDATRVTLAVGGTGWDGDTFKTDILMDRYGIQINKTSRNTVLFMTNIGTTRSSVAYLIEVLVEIAKSLDDLHDDASRMEKLSFDKRVANLMEHYPPLPDFSRFHEAFRADDVTPEGDIRTAFFLSYDENNCDYLELNGSLKAAMDSGETVVSASFIIPYPPGFPILVPGQVVSQEILSFMRALDVSEIHGYRPDLGLRVFTKEALDEVRQKNLLSSPE; from the coding sequence ATGCATTCTATGAACGACTATTCCTCCGCCATTCAATTGCGATCTGACCGGTGGAGCGCATTGCGCGAAAGCACGGGGGCGATGACGCGCTCCCCGTCAGCCAAAGATGCCAAAGCGCTAACCAATCGCATTGGTGACTTGTTTGAATCGCTGGCATTGATTGAGCCCTATTGGGCCTTTCCCGGCATGGCCGCCTTCGACCATATGCGGCGTCTTTGGGAACATAAACATTACGACGATCTGAGTTTCGCCACGACACGCGTAACTCGGGCGCTGACAACGGGTGCGTATCGCCGTCGCACGATTCCGTTGGAGCGCGACAGCCTAGACAATCAGGATGAGCACGACGACGAAGCCATGCTCAGCCCCGAAGCGCGCGCGATGAGTAAGCCCTATTTTGAAGTGCTGATTGTCGACAATGTGAACGAACAGCAGGAACGCTGGCTAAAATCGAATGTGTCGCGGATGCGCCGTACTGAAGACCAGTTTATGTATGAGGCGGTCGTGGTGCCCTCGCTTGAGGATGCGCTGATCGCGGTGATGTTCAATCACAACATTCAGGCCGTGATTGTGCGCCCGGGCCTGACGCTGAAATCCAAAATGGTCGAGAGTATCCTCACGCGCTATTTGGCCCGTGCAGGGGGCCGGGACGAAATCGACGCATTGCTGCCTGAAAACTACGGACCAGAGCTGTGCCGGATGATCGCCAAAGTGCGGCCTGAGCTTGACGCTTATTTGGTGACCGAACGCTCAGTTGAAGACATTGCCGGTCTAGATTTGGGTATTTGCCGCCGCGTTTTCTATAACCAAGAAGACTTTATGGAGTTGCACCTGAACATCCTGCGCGGCGTTCAGGCTCGGAATAAATCACCCTTTTTCACCGCCCTCGTCGAATACTCCAAACAGCCTACCGGCGTTTTCCACGCGATGCCGATCAGCCGTGGGAAATCGATCACCCGGTCACATTGGATCCAAGACATGGGGGCGTTTTATGGCCCCAATATTTTCTTGGCAGAGACCTCTGCAACATCCGGCGGGCTTGATAGTTTGCTGGAACCGCATGGGCCGATAAAGGAGGCGCAAGAACTTGCCGCGCGGGCTTTCGGCTCCAAGCAGACTTTCTTTGCCACCAACGGCACCTCGACCTGTAACAAGATCGTTGTGCAGGCGCTTGTGCGTCCCGGCGATATCGTTTTGGTCGACCGCGATTGCCACAAATCACACCACTACGGCATGGTCTTGGCCGGTGCGCAGGTTAGCTATCTCGATAGCTATCCGTTGAGCAAATATTCGATGTACGGTGCGGTGCCCCTGTCCGAGGTCAAGCATCAGCTCTTGAAACTCAAAGCGGCTGGCAAGTTGAACAAAGTTCGGATGCTCTTGCTGACCAACTGCACATTTGACGGTCTGGTCTACAACGTGGAGCGTGTGATGGAAGAGTGTCTGGCGATCAAGCCAGACCTGATTTTCCTCTGGGATGAAGCATGGTTTGCCTTTGCCCGTTTTAATCCAACCTACCGCCAGCGGACCGGGATGAACGCGGCCAACACGCTGCGCATCAAGTTCAAAACGGAGGCCCATGCCAAGGCTTACGAAGCCCAGCAGGAAGCGCTGAAAGATGCGGATGAAGAAACACTGCTCAACACCCGTCTGATCCCTGCGCCCAATGCGCGGGTTCGGGTGTATGCCACGCAATCCACACATAAAACGCTGACGTCGCTGCGGCAGGGTTCAATGATCCATGTCAACGATCAGGACTTTAAAGGCGAGGTGGAGCAATCATTCCATGAAGCCTACATGACGCACACGTCGACGTCGCCAAACTACCAGATCATCGCGTCGCTTGATGTGGGGCGCCGGCAGGTTGAGTTGGAAGGTTTCGAATTTGTCCAACGCCAGATCGAGGCGGCCATGTCGATGCGCCGTGCGATCACAGATCACCCACTTCTCAGCAAGTATTTCAAGGTTCTGACAGCGGGCGACATGATACCTGAACAGCACCGCGAAAGCGGCGTGACGAGTTACTATGATACCGAACAGGGCTGGACCGACATGTGGGACTGCTGGGAGATGGACGAGTTCGTTCTTGATGCCACGCGAGTCACGCTTGCGGTTGGTGGTACGGGTTGGGACGGCGATACGTTTAAGACTGACATCCTGATGGATCGCTACGGGATCCAAATCAACAAGACATCGCGCAATACGGTTTTGTTCATGACCAACATCGGCACAACGCGGTCGAGCGTTGCATATCTGATTGAGGTGTTGGTGGAGATTGCCAAATCGCTAGATGATTTGCATGACGATGCCAGTCGGATGGAAAAGCTATCGTTTGACAAGCGTGTCGCCAACTTGATGGAACACTACCCGCCGCTGCCTGATTTCAGTCGGTTCCATGAGGCATTTCGCGCAGATGATGTGACGCCCGAAGGCGATATTCGAACGGCTTTCTTTTTGTCCTACGACGAAAACAACTGCGATTACCTTGAGCTGAATGGCTCGTTAAAGGCCGCGATGGATTCGGGCGAAACGGTTGTCTCGGCCAGCTTCATCATCCCCTATCCACCCGGATTTCCGATCCTTGTCCCCGGACAGGTGGTCAGCCAGGAAATCCTGTCGTTTATGCGCGCGCTCGATGTCAGTGAGATCCACGGCTACCGCCCGGATCTGGGTCTGCGTGTGTTTACCAAAGAGGCGCTGGACGAGGTGCGCCAAAAGAACCTTCTGTCTTCCCCGGAATAA
- a CDS encoding carbon-nitrogen hydrolase family protein — protein MTPFAIAGVQMYVNALQSNVDGMIHRLDILMARFPWTQMVLFSELAPFGPLDRYALPAENDTLEVFQAAARKHRVWLIPGSMFLRDAADGRIYNTSVVINPEGEIIRRYAKMFPFRPYETGVAAGTEFCVFDVPDVGRFGLSICYDIWFPETTRQLTSQGVEVLLHPVLTGTTDRDAELAIARATAAQFQCYIIDVNGLGAGGVGKSCVIDPTSMVLHQSAGQEDMFPIEVDLSMVRRQRETGMKGLGQVLKSFRDRSTDFSVYDRSSGTDAYLQTLGPLETPQQGSRAGLHVDVPAQSVPEVPIYKGTEAASNLTDSQPDFAPEPMPNPTAGTASQPQAAPTPAPVAAQPNPPVKPGVLTGSGETSSG, from the coding sequence ATGACCCCTTTCGCAATTGCTGGCGTACAGATGTACGTGAATGCACTGCAATCCAACGTCGATGGTATGATCCATCGGCTGGATATCCTGATGGCGCGTTTCCCGTGGACGCAAATGGTGCTGTTCTCGGAACTGGCGCCGTTCGGCCCGCTTGACCGTTATGCCCTGCCGGCCGAAAACGATACTCTTGAGGTGTTTCAAGCCGCTGCGCGCAAGCACCGTGTCTGGCTGATCCCCGGATCGATGTTCTTGCGCGACGCAGCAGATGGGCGCATCTATAACACGTCCGTCGTGATCAACCCTGAAGGCGAGATTATCCGCCGCTACGCCAAAATGTTTCCGTTTCGGCCATACGAGACGGGCGTCGCGGCTGGCACTGAATTCTGTGTATTTGACGTACCGGATGTGGGCCGCTTTGGCCTGTCGATTTGCTACGACATCTGGTTCCCGGAAACCACGCGCCAACTCACCAGCCAAGGCGTCGAGGTCTTATTGCACCCGGTGTTGACAGGCACCACGGACCGCGATGCAGAGCTTGCCATTGCGCGGGCCACAGCGGCACAATTCCAATGCTATATCATCGATGTGAATGGTTTGGGCGCGGGCGGCGTGGGCAAATCCTGCGTTATCGACCCGACATCCATGGTGCTGCATCAATCTGCGGGTCAAGAAGACATGTTCCCGATTGAAGTGGATCTATCCATGGTCCGCCGTCAGCGTGAAACGGGCATGAAAGGATTGGGCCAGGTGCTTAAATCCTTCCGCGACCGCTCGACTGACTTTTCTGTCTATGACCGCAGCAGTGGCACGGATGCCTACCTGCAAACCCTTGGCCCACTTGAGACCCCTCAGCAAGGATCGCGAGCAGGCCTGCATGTGGACGTACCCGCGCAAAGCGTACCTGAAGTGCCCATCTACAAAGGTACGGAAGCTGCTTCAAATTTGACCGATTCACAGCCAGATTTTGCACCAGAACCGATGCCGAACCCAACAGCTGGCACCGCGTCTCAACCCCAGGCGGCACCAACGCCTGCACCGGTTGCGGCGCAGCCAAACCCACCCGTCAAACCCGGCGTTCTTACCGGGTCAGGCGAAACATCTAGCGGCTAG
- a CDS encoding TAXI family TRAP transporter solute-binding subunit, whose amino-acid sequence MKLLKTLAFAGAMMAGTTAFAQEKFLTIGTGGQTGVYFVVGQSICRLVNRGSADHGLKCTAPSTGGSIANINAIKAGDMDMGVAQSDWQFHAYNGTSEFADNKFDKERAVFSVHGEPFTVIARADAGISSFEDLKGKRVNIGNPGSGQYATMKVVMDALGWTLDDFALASELKPAEQAAALGDNKVDAIIYTVGHPNGSIQEAVSTVDAVMVPVEGPAIDKLIADNPYYAAASIPGGMYKGSDNETKTFGVKATFVTSADVDDDLVYETVKAVFDNFDRFKRLHPAFENLKQEEMISDGLSAPLHSGAAKYYKEQGWIE is encoded by the coding sequence ATGAAACTACTCAAGACACTTGCGTTTGCTGGGGCCATGATGGCCGGCACAACAGCATTTGCTCAGGAAAAATTCCTCACCATCGGGACCGGCGGTCAGACTGGTGTTTACTTTGTTGTGGGTCAGTCGATCTGCCGTTTGGTAAACCGTGGCTCTGCCGATCATGGTTTGAAGTGCACAGCACCTTCAACTGGTGGCTCTATCGCAAACATCAACGCGATCAAAGCGGGCGATATGGACATGGGCGTTGCTCAGTCCGACTGGCAGTTTCACGCCTATAACGGCACGTCAGAATTTGCCGATAACAAATTCGACAAAGAGCGCGCTGTATTTTCTGTACATGGTGAACCCTTCACGGTCATCGCACGTGCCGACGCTGGCATCAGTTCATTCGAAGACCTCAAAGGTAAGCGCGTGAATATTGGCAATCCTGGCTCTGGTCAGTATGCCACAATGAAGGTTGTGATGGACGCTCTTGGTTGGACCTTGGACGACTTCGCACTCGCATCCGAGCTGAAGCCAGCCGAGCAAGCCGCCGCATTGGGTGACAACAAAGTTGACGCAATCATCTATACTGTTGGCCACCCAAATGGTTCCATTCAGGAAGCGGTTTCAACCGTCGACGCGGTAATGGTACCGGTTGAAGGCCCTGCCATCGACAAGTTGATCGCGGATAACCCTTACTATGCTGCAGCCTCCATTCCCGGCGGCATGTACAAAGGTTCCGATAACGAGACCAAAACTTTCGGCGTGAAAGCGACATTCGTGACATCTGCGGATGTGGACGATGACCTCGTCTATGAAACCGTTAAAGCGGTGTTTGACAACTTTGACCGCTTCAAGCGCCTTCACCCTGCGTTTGAGAACCTCAAGCAAGAAGAAATGATCTCGGACGGTCTATCTGCTCCGCTGCACTCCGGTGCTGCGAAGTACTACAAAGAACAAGGCTGGATTGAGTAA
- a CDS encoding biotin carboxylase has product MSATVLKNISEIRRFFHRNDDPVYFISATNFNLLGLDEWVKNFKYICYIDCYGGKHPNVFCPSEQPHAEFQSIEDINNYLLQHKEVIDFIKRRGGKPKFVFLMFDEETERLSKELGADVWFPKAKLRTKMDNKIETVRIGNKAGVPSVPNVLAEVKSYENLRATCEKAGIGHDLVLQSAFGDSGHTTFFIKSEADFRRHEHEIIGEGEIKIMKRIDCRGSAIEACATKEGTIVGPLMTELVGFKDLTPYRGGWCGNEILSTAFPPKVRQKARELTFKFGEQLRKEGYRGYFELDFLIDKKTGDLWLGELNPRITGASSMTNHAAFAHADAPLFLFHLLEFSKKKFELDTSELNNRWANPDMIDSWSQMVIKHTDDNVDICTASPETGIYKMLEDGRVVFDRFDYHRRAVESENEAFFLRILQPGDYRYEGADIGILVTRGRSMTKAFQLNERAKKWIHGIKRTVDGKPLAVAEAGPALADPAFKIL; this is encoded by the coding sequence ATGTCAGCAACTGTGCTCAAAAATATCTCTGAAATTCGCCGGTTCTTTCACCGGAACGATGACCCCGTCTATTTCATTTCGGCGACCAACTTTAACCTGTTGGGTCTTGATGAATGGGTGAAGAACTTCAAATATATCTGTTACATTGACTGTTACGGTGGGAAGCATCCCAACGTGTTCTGCCCATCCGAACAGCCGCATGCGGAATTCCAGTCCATTGAGGACATCAACAATTACCTGCTGCAGCACAAAGAGGTCATCGACTTTATCAAGCGGCGTGGCGGTAAGCCAAAATTTGTCTTCCTAATGTTCGACGAAGAAACCGAGCGCCTTTCAAAAGAACTTGGCGCGGATGTATGGTTCCCAAAGGCCAAGCTGCGCACGAAAATGGACAACAAGATCGAAACTGTCCGCATCGGTAACAAAGCTGGTGTGCCTTCGGTGCCCAACGTTCTGGCCGAAGTCAAAAGCTATGAAAACCTGCGTGCAACTTGCGAAAAGGCTGGGATTGGCCATGATCTGGTGCTGCAATCAGCCTTTGGCGACAGCGGTCACACCACGTTCTTTATCAAATCCGAAGCTGATTTTCGCCGCCACGAGCATGAAATCATCGGCGAAGGCGAGATCAAGATCATGAAACGCATTGATTGCCGAGGCTCCGCGATCGAGGCCTGTGCGACCAAAGAAGGGACAATCGTTGGTCCCCTGATGACCGAACTTGTCGGTTTCAAAGACCTGACGCCTTATCGTGGTGGCTGGTGTGGCAACGAAATCCTTTCCACTGCCTTTCCACCAAAAGTCCGCCAGAAGGCCCGGGAACTGACGTTTAAGTTTGGGGAACAGTTGCGCAAGGAAGGCTACCGCGGGTATTTCGAGCTCGACTTCCTGATCGATAAAAAGACAGGCGATTTGTGGTTGGGTGAGCTGAACCCGCGCATCACAGGTGCGTCTTCGATGACAAATCACGCGGCCTTTGCCCATGCGGACGCGCCATTGTTCCTGTTCCACTTGCTTGAGTTTTCCAAGAAGAAGTTCGAGCTGGACACATCCGAGCTGAACAACCGTTGGGCCAACCCAGATATGATCGACAGTTGGAGCCAGATGGTCATCAAACACACCGATGACAACGTGGATATTTGCACCGCGTCCCCTGAAACTGGCATCTACAAGATGCTAGAAGACGGGCGTGTTGTGTTCGACCGTTTTGATTATCACCGCCGCGCCGTGGAGAGCGAAAACGAAGCGTTCTTCTTGCGGATTTTGCAGCCGGGCGATTACCGCTATGAAGGTGCGGACATCGGCATTCTGGTCACGCGCGGCCGGTCGATGACAAAAGCCTTCCAGCTCAATGAACGGGCCAAGAAATGGATCCATGGCATCAAACGGACGGTAGACGGCAAGCCACTTGCCGTGGCAGAAGCAGGTCCTGCGCTGGCGGACCCAGCGTTCAAAATACTCTAG
- a CDS encoding homocysteine S-methyltransferase family protein — MARYAKKLPQLDGGRFLTYVGMETDLLFTEGVDLPGFATYPFLETEKGRALLKQYIQNLIEVARKFDLGVILESHTWVANRDRGAAIGYTPATLKDRNIQSIEFLVAAREAFGDLPTLISANVGPRADAYAPSEQMSADQAEEYHSEQIGILAKTEADLISGYTMAYPEEAIGMVQAAQKHKVPIVIAFTVETDGSLPTGLSLGDAIEAVDQSTDGYASYFMINCAHPDHFGQILSNAPWMNRLKGIVANASRCSHEELDESEVLDDGHPEELGQQLANIHRMYPNINILGGCCGTDMRHLACIAKSLRTVNVG; from the coding sequence ATGGCACGATACGCGAAGAAGCTACCCCAATTGGATGGCGGGCGATTTCTAACCTATGTGGGTATGGAGACCGATCTCTTGTTTACCGAAGGCGTGGATTTGCCGGGCTTTGCAACCTACCCATTTTTGGAAACGGAGAAGGGGCGGGCTCTGCTTAAGCAGTACATTCAAAACCTAATCGAAGTTGCTCGGAAATTTGATCTTGGCGTTATCCTTGAGAGCCACACCTGGGTTGCAAACCGGGATCGTGGCGCGGCAATTGGGTACACACCTGCGACACTAAAAGACAGGAACATCCAATCCATTGAGTTTTTGGTGGCGGCGCGCGAAGCTTTTGGCGACCTGCCAACACTTATCAGTGCAAATGTGGGACCAAGAGCTGACGCCTATGCGCCATCCGAGCAAATGTCGGCGGACCAAGCGGAAGAATATCACTCAGAACAAATTGGAATACTTGCAAAAACTGAAGCAGATTTGATCAGTGGTTATACAATGGCCTACCCTGAAGAGGCGATTGGAATGGTTCAAGCCGCGCAGAAGCACAAGGTTCCTATCGTTATCGCCTTTACGGTCGAGACAGACGGATCCTTGCCGACGGGCCTCTCTTTGGGAGACGCAATCGAGGCCGTTGATCAATCAACCGACGGCTATGCCTCCTACTTCATGATAAATTGCGCACACCCGGATCATTTTGGCCAAATCCTTTCAAATGCGCCTTGGATGAACCGACTAAAGGGCATTGTCGCAAACGCATCACGTTGCAGCCACGAGGAATTGGACGAATCTGAGGTGTTAGACGATGGCCACCCCGAGGAGTTAGGTCAGCAACTTGCCAATATTCATAGGATGTACCCAAATATCAACATACTGGGCGGTTGCTGCGGAACTGACATGCGCCACCTGGCTTGTATCGCAAAAAGTCTGCGCACTGTGAACGTCGGTTGA
- a CDS encoding TRAP transporter permease, with product MSDKNQQQAAAVEAAADGRGGLSQSELDELVASSDTGGRSAAGFVGTFLMLVALAWSLFQLYIASPFGLFNDTLARSIHLGFAIFLGIMAFPAARTKFQVGLGVIVPVALAALFMISAKDATPIWWIPIPAAGVVATVLLGSPKDRIPIWEWALAIVGSLCALYLFMFYREIADRVGAPILQDYVVAVTGLMILLEATRRALGPALMIVASVFLMYTVLGPNMPSIIAHKGNSLSEIVNHQWITTEGVFGIALGVSTSFVFLFVLFGSLLDRAGAGNYFIQVAFSLMGHMKGGPAKAAVVSSAMTGLISGSSIANVVTTGTFTIPLMKKVGFSSEKAGAVEVASSVNGQIMPPVMGAAAFLMVEYVGIPYFDVVKHAFLPAVISYIALVYIVHLEALKAGMEGLPRAYTPKPIVQRLIGIAFAIAVICVLSFVVYYGMGWIRPVFPETAGYIIFVFLSLVYASLLYVASKEEPLELDDPNAPVTALPLPGPTIRSGLHFILPVVVLVWALMVDRLSPGLSAFWASGYMVFILLTQRPLMAIFRGESRLANDVKEGFSDLVDGLVTGARNMIGIGIATATAGIIVGVVSQTGVGSALADVVEVLSGGRILAILLLTAVLSLILGMGLPTTANYIVVSALLAPVIVTLGQQNGLIVPLIAVHLFVFYFGIMADVTPPVGLASFAAAAVSGGDPIKTGVVAFFYSLRTAALPFLFIFNTELLLIGVTWAQGLFVFVVATIAMLLFAAATQGWFLAKNRFYESIALLLIAFTLFRPGFWMDMVSPPYSEQEPSAIVQAAQDTPAGEELRLRVAGLNDLGDPIEFVALLPIGDGATGEEKLEAAGLVFRQDGDKMIVDDVVYDSAAQSAGLDWDQEVLRVLKPVGQPSKYLMFIPALLLLGLVVFLQRGRNARGPRPAAA from the coding sequence ATGTCAGACAAGAATCAACAGCAAGCCGCAGCCGTTGAAGCAGCCGCCGATGGGCGGGGCGGGCTTTCGCAATCTGAACTTGATGAACTTGTCGCATCCTCTGATACCGGCGGCAGATCCGCCGCAGGCTTTGTGGGGACGTTCCTCATGCTGGTGGCACTGGCTTGGTCGCTGTTTCAGCTTTACATCGCGTCGCCCTTTGGCCTTTTCAATGATACGCTAGCGCGGTCGATCCACCTTGGATTTGCCATCTTCCTCGGCATCATGGCCTTTCCGGCTGCCCGAACAAAATTTCAGGTCGGCCTCGGTGTAATTGTACCTGTCGCTCTTGCCGCGCTCTTTATGATCAGCGCCAAGGACGCGACGCCCATCTGGTGGATCCCGATCCCCGCGGCCGGTGTTGTGGCGACGGTATTGCTTGGCTCGCCCAAGGATCGCATACCAATCTGGGAATGGGCATTGGCTATCGTTGGCTCACTCTGCGCGCTGTATCTCTTTATGTTCTACCGGGAGATCGCGGACCGCGTTGGTGCCCCGATCCTGCAAGACTATGTGGTTGCCGTTACAGGTCTGATGATCTTGCTTGAGGCAACGCGCCGCGCCCTTGGGCCTGCGCTGATGATCGTGGCGAGTGTGTTCCTGATGTACACCGTTCTTGGCCCAAATATGCCAAGCATCATCGCCCACAAAGGCAACAGCCTGTCGGAAATTGTGAACCACCAGTGGATCACGACCGAAGGTGTATTTGGCATCGCCCTTGGGGTTTCGACCTCGTTTGTGTTCCTCTTCGTGCTGTTTGGCTCGCTGTTGGACCGTGCGGGTGCCGGTAACTACTTTATTCAAGTTGCGTTCAGCTTGATGGGTCACATGAAAGGCGGCCCTGCAAAAGCAGCTGTTGTGTCTTCTGCGATGACGGGCCTGATTTCGGGCTCATCGATTGCCAACGTTGTAACGACAGGGACATTCACGATCCCGTTGATGAAAAAGGTTGGTTTTTCATCTGAAAAAGCCGGCGCTGTCGAAGTTGCATCATCGGTCAATGGCCAGATCATGCCGCCAGTCATGGGGGCCGCGGCCTTTTTGATGGTCGAGTATGTCGGCATCCCCTATTTTGACGTGGTCAAACACGCGTTCCTTCCTGCGGTGATCTCCTATATTGCGCTGGTCTACATTGTGCATCTCGAAGCGTTGAAGGCCGGCATGGAAGGTTTGCCGCGCGCCTATACACCAAAGCCAATTGTGCAACGTCTGATCGGTATCGCCTTCGCCATCGCGGTGATCTGCGTGCTGTCATTTGTCGTCTATTACGGCATGGGCTGGATCCGTCCGGTGTTCCCAGAAACGGCTGGCTACATCATCTTTGTGTTCCTCAGCCTCGTTTATGCGAGCCTGCTTTATGTGGCATCCAAAGAAGAGCCGCTGGAACTTGATGATCCGAACGCGCCAGTAACTGCGTTGCCACTTCCGGGCCCAACGATCCGGTCTGGTCTGCACTTCATCCTGCCCGTTGTTGTTCTGGTTTGGGCGCTGATGGTTGACCGTTTGTCGCCTGGCCTCTCAGCCTTTTGGGCGTCAGGTTACATGGTGTTTATCCTCTTAACACAGCGGCCGTTGATGGCGATTTTCCGCGGCGAAAGCCGTCTGGCCAATGACGTCAAAGAAGGGTTCAGCGACCTAGTCGACGGCCTGGTGACTGGCGCGCGTAATATGATCGGTATCGGCATCGCTACGGCGACAGCAGGTATCATCGTGGGCGTCGTCAGCCAGACAGGTGTAGGATCTGCGCTCGCTGATGTTGTCGAAGTGCTTTCGGGCGGTAGAATTCTTGCGATCTTGTTGCTCACTGCAGTGCTGTCTCTGATCCTTGGTATGGGCTTGCCGACAACGGCAAACTACATCGTGGTATCAGCGCTTTTGGCTCCGGTCATCGTGACGCTTGGCCAGCAAAACGGCCTTATCGTGCCGTTGATCGCGGTGCACCTCTTTGTGTTCTACTTCGGCATCATGGCGGATGTGACGCCACCCGTCGGCCTCGCGAGCTTTGCTGCGGCGGCTGTGTCGGGCGGTGATCCGATCAAAACAGGCGTGGTCGCATTTTTCTATAGCTTGCGCACAGCGGCCCTGCCGTTCCTGTTTATCTTTAACACAGAGCTGCTGTTGATTGGTGTGACGTGGGCGCAAGGGCTCTTTGTCTTTGTGGTCGCGACCATAGCCATGTTGCTCTTTGCTGCAGCGACCCAAGGGTGGTTCTTGGCCAAAAACCGGTTCTATGAAAGCATCGCGTTGTTGTTGATCGCCTTTACGCTTTTCCGTCCGGGATTCTGGATGGATATGGTCTCACCGCCATATTCTGAGCAAGAGCCTTCAGCGATCGTGCAAGCAGCACAAGATACACCAGCGGGCGAAGAACTACGCTTGCGGGTGGCAGGTTTGAACGATCTGGGTGACCCGATTGAATTCGTCGCATTGTTGCCAATTGGCGACGGGGCGACGGGCGAAGAAAAGCTTGAAGCTGCGGGTTTGGTCTTCCGCCAGGACGGGGACAAGATGATTGTGGATGACGTCGTCTATGACAGTGCGGCACAATCTGCCGGACTTGATTGGGATCAAGAAGTTCTGCGGGTTCTGAAGCCTGTGGGGCAACCCTCCAAGTACCTGATGTTCATCCCGGCACTGCTGCTTTTGGGGCTGGTTGTCTTCCTGCAAAGGGGCCGTAATGCGCGCGGGCCGCGCCCGGCGGCGGCGTAA